Part of the Brassica oleracea var. oleracea cultivar TO1000 chromosome C8, BOL, whole genome shotgun sequence genome is shown below.
TTAAACTAGACCGTACATAGATCATTGAATAGCAGCTACGAAGAGAAGCAATCAAACACGAAGTAAAGGACTCAACTTTAGCTCCCTCACCTGATTCCAGATCCAGTAGCGAAAATCAAAACCGTGGGAAACTCCTCAGGAGGATCAACCCGACCCATATCGAAACCATTACCCATCACAGCGCTAAGCTCCACAGTCTCCCCTTTCTTCAACCCACACAAAATCTCCGCCGTGGATCCAGCTATACTCTTCACCAAAAACTCAAAAGCGCCACGAGAAGCCGCCAGCGAAGGAGGAGAAGCGATCGCCAGGAACGAAGGCTTCTCGACATCGGGGACGCGGAGCTGGAGGTACTGCCCGGGCCTCGTGTAGGAGGCCGCGAGATCCGGGGAGCTAGAGACGTCGATCGAGACGTGGAAAAGCGACTCGGCGGCGGATTCGATTAGAGAGAGAGGAGCCGGGGTCCAGATGGCGGCGTCCTGGCGAACCGCCGCGGCGGTGACGACGGAGGCGGCGCGGTTGTTGCTGCGGCGGGAGGAGAGGCGGAGATTGCGTGAGAGGGGGAGGCGGCGCAGGATAAACATGGGGGAGAGGGGGTGGCTAAATTGCGCATG
Proteins encoded:
- the LOC106307565 gene encoding fruit protein pKIWI502-like, which gives rise to MSTLSFSPSITTTTTTHAQFSHPLSPMFILRRLPLSRNLRLSSRRSNNRAASVVTAAAVRQDAAIWTPAPLSLIESAAESLFHVSIDVSSSPDLAASYTRPGQYLQLRVPDVEKPSFLAIASPPSLAASRGAFEFLVKSIAGSTAEILCGLKKGETVELSAVMGNGFDMGRVDPPEEFPTVLIFATGSGISPIRSLIETGFGADRRSDVRLYYGARNLKRMAYQEKFKEWESSGVKVVPVLSQPDDGWTGETGYVQAAFARAKQVSNPEATGVVLCGQKQMAEEITAMLVADGVSNDKMLKNF